A region from the Paenibacillus humicola genome encodes:
- a CDS encoding carbohydrate ABC transporter permease, protein MEDQVAVNRNVIVSAKFTQRLQPGKRIYIKSLTPYLLVFPAMAFLIVFVMLPLLMTAALSFTDWNLISVDYNWVALDNYRQMLTDSKFWKVVGNTLVFGVFSVGFTIAAAMVLAVLLNKKIKGMPYFRSLVFMPYITPMVAVSTIWIWMFDQNFGLINWFSELFGGPQIPWLTKPGWAMISVIIVKIWKVVGYYTVLLIAGMQNIPEDLYEAARIDGSTERSLFFRITLPLLSPYVLFVVIVAVLASFQDFDMVYTMTGGGPADSTNMIIYYLYQFGFEFFEAGYASSVSVFLFLFLFLITWLQMAVSKKWVHYG, encoded by the coding sequence ATGGAGGATCAGGTTGCCGTAAACCGAAACGTGATCGTTTCGGCCAAATTCACGCAGCGCCTGCAGCCCGGAAAAAGAATCTACATCAAATCGCTGACACCTTATTTACTCGTATTTCCGGCTATGGCGTTTCTCATCGTCTTCGTGATGCTGCCGCTGCTCATGACGGCTGCGCTCAGTTTTACCGACTGGAATCTAATCTCGGTCGATTATAATTGGGTCGCGCTGGACAATTACCGCCAGATGCTGACGGACTCGAAATTTTGGAAGGTCGTCGGCAATACATTGGTGTTCGGCGTCTTCTCCGTCGGATTTACGATTGCCGCAGCCATGGTCCTGGCGGTGCTGCTGAATAAAAAAATCAAGGGGATGCCTTATTTCAGAAGCTTGGTGTTTATGCCTTACATTACGCCGATGGTTGCGGTCAGCACCATATGGATCTGGATGTTCGATCAAAATTTCGGTTTGATCAACTGGTTCTCCGAATTGTTCGGCGGGCCTCAAATTCCTTGGCTGACCAAACCGGGCTGGGCGATGATTTCCGTCATCATCGTGAAGATTTGGAAAGTCGTCGGGTATTACACCGTGCTGCTCATCGCCGGCATGCAAAACATACCCGAGGATTTGTACGAAGCGGCCCGCATCGACGGTTCGACCGAGCGGAGCCTTTTCTTCCGCATTACGCTGCCTTTGCTGTCGCCATACGTTTTGTTCGTCGTGATCGTTGCCGTCCTCGCTTCGTTCCAGGATTTCGACATGGTGTATACGATGACGGGCGGCGGACCCGCGGACAGCACGAACATGATCATCTATTATTTGTATCAGTTCGGTTTCGAGTTTTTTGAAGCGGGCTACGCTTCCTCCGTGTCGGTATTCCTGTTTCTCTTCCTGTTCCTCATCACTTGGCTGCAAATGGCGGTTTCCAAGAAGTGGGTGCATTACGGATGA